In one window of Verrucomicrobiota bacterium DNA:
- a CDS encoding IS66 family transposase — protein MTPEQALAIYHAGPEAVVKVICELSRQVDLLQKRVEELERKVAQLSKNSTNSSKPPSSDITRPKPQQRQQGKRKIGAQPGHPRHERPAFPEADIKNFHEYRLDACPECGNAGLTFLDQPPRVLQQMEIEEVIVRKEEHRSYPVWCERCGKVHYHPFPEAVVKEGLFKERLTALVAYMKAVDHASFSTIRKFVRDVLGEDVSRGYLRKVVEKASAALDAPYAELLGRLPLEQALNVDETGHKDNGEKFWTWVFRAELYVLFKIDKTRSSKVLLDVLGEEFNGVLGCDYFSAYHKYMKDFNITVQFCIAHLIRDIKFLTGLPDAQTRAYGQRLLAAVKAMFKVIHRQDQTGPSAFQRALEQARDHILEVALGDVPSRLDANGKELKREAFNMANRFRKNGKAYFEFITTPGIGPTNNLAEQAVRFVVIDRRITQGTRSLKGRETCERLWTVVGTCAMQGRSAFEFILAAVRAHFHDEPAPSLLPALG, from the coding sequence ATCACCCCTGAGCAAGCATTGGCCATTTATCACGCCGGACCGGAAGCGGTAGTCAAGGTCATCTGCGAGTTGTCGAGACAGGTCGATCTGCTGCAGAAGCGGGTCGAGGAGCTGGAGCGCAAGGTCGCGCAGCTCTCGAAGAACTCCACCAACTCCAGCAAGCCCCCGTCGTCGGACATCACACGGCCCAAGCCGCAACAACGCCAGCAGGGCAAACGCAAGATCGGCGCGCAACCCGGCCATCCCCGGCACGAGCGCCCGGCCTTCCCGGAAGCGGACATCAAGAACTTCCACGAGTACAGGCTCGACGCCTGCCCGGAGTGCGGCAACGCCGGGCTGACCTTCCTGGACCAGCCGCCGCGCGTGCTGCAACAGATGGAAATCGAGGAGGTGATCGTCCGCAAGGAGGAGCACCGTTCCTATCCGGTCTGGTGCGAACGCTGCGGCAAGGTTCATTATCACCCATTCCCCGAAGCGGTGGTCAAGGAAGGCCTGTTCAAGGAGCGGCTCACCGCGCTGGTCGCCTACATGAAGGCCGTCGATCACGCCTCCTTCTCCACGATCCGCAAGTTCGTGCGCGACGTGCTGGGCGAAGACGTCTCGCGCGGCTACCTGCGCAAGGTCGTCGAAAAGGCCTCCGCCGCGTTGGACGCGCCCTACGCCGAACTGCTCGGCCGGCTGCCGCTGGAACAGGCGCTCAACGTGGACGAAACCGGCCACAAGGACAACGGCGAGAAGTTCTGGACCTGGGTCTTCCGAGCCGAGCTGTATGTGCTGTTCAAGATCGACAAAACCCGCAGTTCGAAGGTGCTGCTCGATGTGCTGGGCGAGGAGTTCAACGGCGTACTCGGTTGCGACTACTTTTCCGCCTACCACAAGTACATGAAGGATTTCAACATCACGGTGCAGTTCTGCATCGCCCATCTGATCCGCGACATCAAGTTCCTGACCGGGCTGCCCGACGCCCAAACGCGCGCCTACGGCCAGCGGCTGCTCGCGGCGGTCAAGGCGATGTTCAAGGTCATCCACCGCCAAGACCAGACCGGCCCGTCCGCCTTCCAACGCGCGCTCGAACAGGCCCGCGACCACATCCTGGAGGTGGCGCTGGGCGATGTGCCCTCGCGCCTGGACGCCAACGGCAAGGAACTCAAGCGCGAAGCCTTCAATATGGCCAACCGCTTCCGCAAGAACGGCAAGGCCTACTTCGAGTTCATCACCACGCCCGGCATCGGCCCGACCAACAACCTCGCCGAGCAGGCCGTGCGCTTCGTCGTCATCGACCGGCGCATCACGCAAGGCACGCGCAGCCTCAAGGGACGCGAGACCTGCGAACGCCTCTGGACCGTGGTCGGCACCTGCGCGATGCAGGGCCGGTCCGCCTTCGAGTTCATCCTTGCCGCCGTGCGCGCCCACTTTCACGACGAACCCGCCCCATCCCTACTGCCCGCCTTAGGCTGA
- a CDS encoding DUF4338 domain-containing protein has translation MTSESMVLQGREVTGADIELIRVLLAENPARGRTPLSQELCRRWDWRNASGQLKDMSCRLLLLKLERAGHIRLPPRIRPSTNGFRNRRPPVAPVQKDLIGGSLRNLQPLQVCIVAPGSADARLFLGLLAYEHYLGQRNTVGENIRYLVRDRYNRPVACVLFGAAAWKCADRDAFLGWDRPTRERNLQHLTNNTRFLIPAWVQIPHLASHVLGLIARRIREDWQAKYGHPVHALETFVDRSRFKGTCYRAANWRRLGATRGRTRNDREHRIQTSVKDVYLYPLVKDFREALCDDHP, from the coding sequence ATGACATCAGAGAGCATGGTTTTGCAAGGGCGCGAAGTGACCGGCGCGGACATCGAATTGATCCGCGTTCTGCTGGCCGAGAACCCGGCGCGTGGGCGAACGCCGTTGAGTCAGGAGTTGTGCCGCCGCTGGGACTGGCGCAACGCGAGCGGCCAACTCAAGGACATGTCCTGCCGCCTGTTGCTGCTGAAACTGGAACGGGCGGGCCACATTCGGCTTCCGCCGCGAATACGGCCGTCGACGAACGGTTTTCGGAACCGGCGACCGCCAGTCGCACCAGTGCAGAAGGATCTGATCGGTGGCTCGTTGCGCAACCTGCAACCGCTACAGGTGTGCATCGTCGCGCCGGGATCGGCCGACGCGCGCCTGTTCCTCGGCCTGCTGGCGTACGAGCACTACCTCGGACAGCGCAACACGGTTGGCGAGAATATCCGCTACCTCGTACGGGACCGGTATAATCGCCCGGTGGCCTGTGTGCTGTTCGGCGCGGCGGCGTGGAAGTGCGCGGACCGCGACGCCTTTCTCGGGTGGGACCGCCCCACACGCGAGCGCAACCTGCAACACCTGACGAACAACACTCGTTTTCTTATCCCGGCGTGGGTCCAGATTCCGCATCTGGCCAGCCATGTGCTGGGCCTGATCGCCCGTCGGATCCGCGAGGACTGGCAGGCCAAGTACGGGCATCCCGTCCATGCGCTGGAAACGTTCGTGGATCGCTCGCGGTTCAAGGGCACGTGCTACCGGGCAGCCAACTGGCGGCGACTGGGCGCGACACGGGGCCGCACCCGCAACGACCGGGAACACCGCATCCAGACTTCGGTCAAGGACGTGTATCTGTATCCGTTGGTCAAGGATTTCAGGGAGGCGTTGTGCGATGATCACCCCTGA